From the Dunckerocampus dactyliophorus isolate RoL2022-P2 chromosome 12, RoL_Ddac_1.1, whole genome shotgun sequence genome, one window contains:
- the psmd8 gene encoding 26S proteasome non-ATPase regulatory subunit 8 yields MALRETAGLYETLKAEWNKKNPNLNKCGELLSKLKVSLLELNFLPTSGSAFTKQQLILARDVLEIGALWSILKKDIPSFERYMAQLKCYYFDYKDELPEAAYMHQILGLNLLFLLSQNRVSEFHTELERLSARDIQTNVYIRHPVSLEQYLMEGSYNKVFLAKGNIPAESYTFFIDILLDTIRDEIAGCIEKAYEQIQFTEATRVLFFTSPKKMTDYAKKRGWSLNAESCYSFSSQQQRTEEVNIPSTELAQQVIEYARQLEMIV; encoded by the exons ATGGCGTTGCGGGAGACAGCGGGGCTCTACGAGACACTGAAAGCGGAATGGAACAAAAAGAACCCGAACCTGAACAAATGCGGCGAACTCCTAAGTAAACTTAAG GTATCGTTACTGGAGCTCAACTTTCTGCCTACAAGTGGCTCTGCGTTCACAAAGCAGCAGCTTATTTTAGCTc gtgaTGTCCTTGAAATCGGAGCCTTGTGGAGCATCCTCAAAAAGGACATCCCCTCCTTTGAGAGATATATGGCCCAGCTGAAGTGCTACTACTTTGACTACAA GGATGAGCTGCCGGAAGCGGCCTACATGCACCAGATCCTGGGACTCAACCTCCTGTTCCTGCTCTCACAGAATCGCGTGTCTGAGTTTCACACTGAGCTAGAAAGACTGAGCGCACGCGACATTCAGACCAACGTGTACATCAGGCATCCTGTGTCCTTAGAGCAG TATTTAATGGAAGGAAGCTACAACAAAGTGTTCCTCGCCAAAGGCAACATCCCCGCTGAGAGCTACACCTTTTTTATCGACATCCTGCTCGACACAATACG GGACGAGATCGCAGGCTGCATAGAGAAAGCCTACGAGCAGATCCAGTTCACAGAGGCAACACGCGTGCTTTTCTTCACCTCCCCTAAAAAGATGACAGACTACGCTAAGAAG CGGGGGTGGAGTTTGAACGCAGAGAGCTGCTACTCCTTCAGCAGTCAGCAGCAGCGCACGGAGGAGGTCAACATCCCCTCCACGGAGCTCGCCCAGCAGGTCATCGAGTATGCACGACAGCTGGAAATGATCGTCTAA
- the nup88 gene encoding nucleoporin 88: MAAFGTDRWQSGLPNHDIFKKIREKLDSEPKTNERAVAKNLTFSLGGDFFVWDDVDRVFYTTSLRQLNTTEDHSGGYQTFLCINPPRFPVCQLLLSPLQNHVALVGQRGVSVLELPQRWGKRSEFEGGRSCVNCKTTPLAERFFTSSPSVSLRQAAWYPSETEEPLLVLLTSDNTIRFYNLTSPHSPVKVVPVSQCDDDCSVRPPARSYAASLGEIAVGFDFGPVSVAKERPYHPLYILYENGETYLCYTSQMNGVSVSKRVGPLPMYPAAEDNYGYDACAILCLPCVPSILVIATETGTLYHCVVLEEEDETPKWAPGGGAVPALYVFECVELELTLKVATAEDDEPQELDFTCPIRLHRDPLCKQRYHCTHEAGVHSVGLVWVSKLQTFLHAGDEDKDSLPELAAERRCIVEHIVCTRPLPSTQSAPIQGFLILSDLTLGATMICITSTYECILLPLLSAIRPPSPPLLCTQSGPRSVSSPLRGVAGNSFEQHIRNILARSSTNPLLLKAGDKEVSPSPQECLQLLSRATQVFHEEYVLKQDIARDELQKRVKLLRDQKNKQLEEMALYRQERKSLREAAERLADKYEDAKYRQEATMERVKKLLGSTQSGLPVLSNSEKDMRKELQAMGDQLKHLDICIKQVKMKMEYQKTQVDKDVPTARTTISLSAQQKKVVQDVLREQGQQIVSMMKMVKEMSCLIAMRSSDLYLSQK; this comes from the coding sequence ATGGCGGCATTCGGAACAGACCGCTGGCAGAGCGGCTTACCAAATCatgacattttcaagaaaatacgCGAAAAGCTAGATTCGGAgcccaaaacaaatgaaagagcgGTTGCGAAAAACCTAACATTTAGTTTAGGCGGGGACTTTTTCGTGTGGGACGACGTGGACCGCGTGTTTTACACGACGAGCTTGCGACAGTTAAACACGACGGAGGATCACAGCGGCGGCTACCAGACGTTCCTGTGCATCAACCCGCCTCGCTTCCCTGTGTGCCAGCTGCTGCTGAGCCCCCTGCAGAACCACGTAGCCCTGGTGGGCCAGCGAGGCGTCTCGGTGCTGGAGCTCCCTCAGCGGTGGGGCAAGAGGTCAGAGTTCGAGGGCGGACGTAGCTGCGTCAACTGCAAGACCACCCCGCTGGCCGAGCGCTTCTTCACCAGCTCACCGTCTGTGAGTCTGCGGCAGGCGGCCTGGTACCCGAGCGAGACCGAGGAGCCGCTGCTGGTCCTGCTCACATCAGACAACACAATTCGCTTTTACAACTTAACGTCCCCCCACTCTCCTGTCAAAGTGGTGCCTGTGTCCCAGTGTGATGACGACTGCAGTGTGCGCCCCCCTGCCCGCTCCTACGCAGCATCCCTTGGTGAAATAGCGgtgggctttgactttggcCCAGTCTCTGTTGCCAAAGAGAGGCCTTACCACCCTCTGTACATCCTCTATGAGAATGGGGAGACTTACCTGTGCTACACCAGCCAGATGAATGGCGTGAGCGTGAGCAAGCGTGTGGGCCCCCTCCCAATGTACCCCGCAGCGGAGGACAACTACGGCTACGATGCCTGCGCCATCCTCTGCCTGCCATGCGTGCCCAGCATCCTCGTCATCGCCACGGAGACGGGCACACTGTATCACTGCGTTGTGCTGGAGGAAGAGGACGAGACGCCAAAGTGGGCACCGGGCGGGGGTGCCGTGCCGGCCCTCTACGTGTTCGAGTGCGTAGAGCTGGAGCTCACCCTCAAGGTGGCCACGGCGGAGGACGACGAGCCCCAGGAGTTGGACTTCACCTGTCCCATCAGGCTGCACCGGGACCCCCTGTGTAAGCAGCGCTACCACTGCACCCACGAGGCAGGGGTGCACAGCGTGGGCCTCGTCTGGGTGAGCAAGCTGCAGACGTTTCTTCACGCCGGCGATGAGGACAAGGACAGTCTGCCGGAGTTGGCTGCGGAGAGGCGTTGCATCGTGGAGCACATCGTGTGCACGCGGCCCCTCCCCTCTACCCAGTCTGCTCCCATTCAAGGCTTCTTGATCTTGTCGGACTTGACCCTGGGGGCCACCATGATCTGCATCACCAGCACCTACGAGTGCATCCTCCTGCCCCTGCTCAGCGCCATACGCCCGCCCTCGCCTCCCCTGCTGTGCACGCAGTCCGGCCCACGCTCAGTTAGCTCGCCGCTGCGGGGGGTGGCAGGGAACTCCTTCGAGCAGCACATCCGCAACATCCTGGCCCGGAGCTCCACCAACCCCCTCCTGCTCAAAGCCGGAGATAAGGAGGTGTCGCCCTCGCCTCAGGAGTGCCTGCAGCTGCTGAGCCGGGCCACGCAGGTGTTCCACGAGGAGTACGTCTTGAAGCAAGACATCGCTCGTGACGAGCTGCAGAAGCGCGTCAAGCTGCTGCGAGACCAGAAGAACAAGCAGCTGGAGGAGATGGCGCTATACCGCCAGGAGAGGAAGAGCCTACGGGAGGCGGCCGAGAGGCTGGCGGACAAGTACGAGGACGCCAAATACCGTCAGGAGGCCACCATGGAGCGCGTGAAGAAACTCCTGGGCAGCACGCAGAGCGGACTGCCTGTCCTATCCAACAGCGAGAAGGACATGAGGAAGGAGCTGCAGGCCATGGGCGACCAGCTCAAGCACCTGGACATCTGCATCAAGCAGGTGAAGATGAAGATGGAGTACCAGAAGACGCAGGTGGACAAGGACGTGCCCACCGCCAGGACCACCATCTCGCTCAGCGCCCAGCAAAAGAAGGTGGTCCAGGACGTCCTGCGTGAGCAGGGACAGCAGATTGTGTCCATGATGAAGATGGTCAAGGAGATGTCCTGCCTCATCGCCATGAGGAGCTCCGACTTGTACTTGAGtcagaaatga
- the ehd2b gene encoding EH domain-containing protein 2b has protein sequence MSRWGRKNVKKAPEVIRTVTEGLKSLYRKKLLPLEQFYGFHDFHSLSLEDADFDNKPMVLVVGQYSTGKTTFIKYLLEQEIPGSRVGPEPTTDCFTAIMHGEVESVIPGNALIVDPNKPFRKLNPFGNTFLNRFQCAQMSNQVLESISIIDTPGILSGAKQRVSRGYDFPAVLRWFAERVDRIILLFDAHKLEISDEFSEAIGALKGNEDKLRVVLNKADMVGTQQLMRVYGALMWSLGKVFGTPEVLRVYIGSFWSEPLMVSDNRKLFELEEEDLFADIQNLPRNAALRKLNDLVKRARLVRVHAHIISYLKQEMPSVFRKDNKKKNLIYQLPVIFSKIQLQHNISAGDFPDCAKMQEQLMVHDFTKFKTLKPSLMAALDELLSVDIAKLMPLLRQEELEAGEQPGVQGGAFLGTRAGPFGEGDPFGEEEGEGGEEEEMWVVTKDKPKYDEIFYNLAPNEGKLSGTKAKDWMVSSRLPNSVLGRIWKLSDVDRDGMLDEEEFALASHLIEVKLEGHGLPPELPSRLVPPSKRRQAGSDA, from the exons ATGTCACGCTGGGGGCGAAAGAACGTGAAGAAGGCGCCGGAGGTCATCCGCACCGTCACCGAAGGCCTCAAGTCTCTGTACCGCAAGAAGCTGCTCCCCCTGGAGCAGTTCTACGGCTTCCACGACTTCCACTCGCTCAGCCTGGAGGACGCCGACTTTGACAACAAGCCCATGGTGCTGGTGGTGGGCCAGTACTCCACCGGGAAGACCACCTTCATCAA gtATCTGCTGGAGCAGGAGATCCCCGGCAGCAGGGTGGGACCTGAGCCCACCACCGACTGCTTCACCGCCATCATGCACGGCGAGGTGGAGAGCGTCATCCCCGGGAACGCCCTCATCGTGGACCCCAACAAGCCCTTCCGTAAGCTCAACCCTTTCGGAAACACCTTCCTCAACAG GTTCCAGTGTGCCCAGATGTCCAATCAGGTGCTGGAGAGCATCAGCATCATTGACACCCCCGGCATCCTGTCAGGGGCCAAGCAGAGAGTCAGCAGAG GCTACGACTTCCCGGCCGTGTTGCGTTGGTTCGCAGAGCGCGTGGACCGCATCATCCTGCTCTTTGACGCCCACAAGCTGGAGATCTCCGACGAGTTCTCGGAGGCCATCGGGGCGCTGAAGGGCAACGAGGACAAACTGCGGGTGGTCCTCAACAAGGCCGACATGGTGGGCACCCAGCAGCTCATGAGAGTCTACGGCGCCCTCATGTGGTCCCTGGGCAAAGTGTTCGGTACCCCGGAGGTCCTGAGGGTCTACATCGGCTCCTTCTGGTCCGAGCCGCTCATGGTGTCCGACAACCGCAAGCTGTtcgagctggaggaggaggatctgTTCGCTGACATCCAGAACCTTCCGAGAAACGCGGCTCTGCGCAAGCTCAACGACCTGGTGAAGAGAGCACGCCTGGTCCGG GTGCACGCTCACATCATCAGCTACCTGAAGCAGGAGATGCCCTCTGTCTTCAGGAAGGACAACAAGAAGAAGAACCTCATCTACCAGCTGCCCGTCATCTTCTCCAAAATACAACTGCAGCACAACATCTCTGCTGGCGACTTCCCCGACTGCGCCAAGATGCAG GAACAACTGATGGTACACGACTTCACCAAGTTCAAAACCCTAAAGCCCAGCCTGATGGCGGCCCTGGATGAGCTGCTGTCGGTGGACATCGCCAAGCTGATGCCCCTCCtgcgccaggaggagctggaggcaGGCGAGCAGCCCGGCGTGCAAGGCGGGGCCTTCCTGGGCACGCGGGCCGGCCCTTTCGGCGAAGGCGACCCCTTCGGCGAGGAGGAGGGTGAGGgcggcgaggaggaggagatgtgGGTGGTGACCAAGGACAAGCCCAAGTACGACGAGATCTTCTACAACCTGGCTCCCAACGAGGGCAAGCTGAGCGGCACCAAGGCCAAGGACTGGATGGTCAGCTCCCGCCTGCCCAACTCCGTGCTGGGTCGCATCTGGAAGCTGTCGGACGTGGACCGAGACGGCATGCTGGACGAGGAGGAGTTCGCCTTGGCCAGCCACCTGATCGAGGTCAAGCTGGAGGGTCACGGCCTGCCCCCCGAGCTGCCTAGCCGCCTCGTCCCGCCCTCCAAGCGCAGGCAGGCGGGCTCGGACGCGTGA